The DNA segment TTTCTATAATTACGGAGATGGAACTACTGTCTTATCCAATGTTGAGCGATGAGGATATAAACTGGCTACATAGGTTTATTGGTTTGACCAAGGAAGTAAAAGAATTAGCTATAGAGTTAAGGCGCAGTCATAAATTAAGACTTCCTGATGCGATCGTTGCGGCTTCAGCATTACTCTATGATGCGGTGTTACTGTCTAATGAAAATCGTGGTTCATAAGGAAGATGATGCTCTTTATATTCGTCTTGATGATGGCGAAATTGTCGAGTCTGAAGAGGTGAGTGAAGGTATCATCTTAGACTTTAACAGTGATGGGAAAGTTATTGGGATTGAAATACTTTTTTTGAGTCAGCGAAGCCCTGATACCTTGAAAAAAATCATGTTGGAGGCTGTTTAATAGATGGCTCAACTAGGTCAGGGTTGAAGTTTGATATAATCTAATCAACTCTCTTTGATGATCTGGATTAGC comes from the Synechococcus sp. C9 genome and includes:
- a CDS encoding DUF2283 domain-containing protein; translated protein: MKIVVHKEDDALYIRLDDGEIVESEEVSEGIILDFNSDGKVIGIEILFLSQRSPDTLKKIMLEAV
- a CDS encoding PIN domain-containing protein, with the translated sequence MELLSYPMLSDEDINWLHRFIGLTKEVKELAIELRRSHKLRLPDAIVAASALLYDAVLLSNENRGS